Genomic DNA from Fibrobacter sp. UWB10:
TGTGCCGCGCATTATCTGTTTGGTGAAGACATCGAAACGCTCCCGATGGACACTTTCGAAGAAATCTACCAAGCAATCGAAACAGGCGAAGCCGACGGCGGTGCCATTCCTATCGAAAACTCGACAGCAGGCTCCATCGAGGCAAACTACGATTTGCTGTACAAGTGGCGCCACCGCATTGTGGGCGAAGTCATGCTTCGCATCGAGCACACCTTGTGCGTGATGCCTGGTGTCAAGCTTGGCGACCTGAAGCGCGTTTACAGCCACCCGCAGGCTCTTGCGCAGTGTTCCAAATTCTTTGCCGAAAACCCGCAGATTAAGGCGGTTCCGGCTTTCGATACCGCAGGCTCTGCCGAAGAACTTGCCGCTCGCAAGGCTAAAGACGAAGGCGCCATCGCAAGCGCCTACGCCGCAAAGATTTACAACTTGGACATTCTGAAAGCAGGCCTTGAAAACTTGAAGGGCACGAACTTCACGCGTTTCTACGGGATTCAAAAAATTCCCGCAGCCTTCGATACCATTGAAGGCGCCAAGACGACCATGCTATTCGAACTGGCTGACAATAACGCCGTGGGCGCACTCTACAATGCGCTGGGTTGCTTTGCCAAGCGCGGCATCAACTTGACCCGTTGCGAAAGCCGCCCGCACCCGGACAAACCGTGGGAATACATTTTCCACGTTTCGTTCGAAGCAAACGTGAACGAAGACCGAGCAAAAGAAGCCCTTGTAGAACTCAAGAATTACACGAGCCAGATGTACATTCTGGGCACCTTCAAGAAAGGCGTAATCGAGACTTTGAAATACTAAGAGGTAGAATTATGGCTTACGAACGTACCGACAGAAAGTTTGACGAATACCGCAACCTTAAAATGACCACGGGCTTTATTTCAAGCGCCGACGGTTCTGTTCTGATTGAAATGGGTCGTACCCGCGTTATCTGTAACGCGACTCTCCTCCCTAAGGTTCCGGATTGGCTTGCCGGCAAAGGCACGGGCTGGATTACGGCTGAATACAGTCTGCTCCCGCAGAGTACGGGTAAGCGTGTGGAACGCGAGCGCAAGGGCGCGAGCGGCCGTACGCAAGAAATCCAGCGCCTGGTGGGCCGCTCGCTGCGCGGCGCAGCCGACCTGGCCGCCCTCGGTGAAAACGCCATCGTGGTCGACTGCGACGTGATCGAAGCCGACGGTGGCACTCGCACCGCGAGCATTATCGGCGGCTTCGTAGCCCTTGCGCTCGCTCTCAAGAAAATCAAAGAACGCCTCGGCATTACCGCACAAATCCTGCAGCACGGCATTACGGCAATTTCTGTCGGCGTTGTTGCGGGCAAACCGCTTTGCGACCTCTGCTATGTAGAAGATTCCGCAGCCGATGTCGACATGAACGTGGTCATGCAAGACGCCAAGAACTTCATCGAAGTGCAGGGCACTGGCGAACACGCCAGCTTTGACCGCAACATGCTCAACACGCTCCTTGACCTCGGCGAAAACGCTTGCAAGGACATCTACAAAAAGCAGATGGAATTGATCGGCGGCGAACTGCCGTAAAAGG
This window encodes:
- the rph gene encoding ribonuclease PH; amino-acid sequence: MAYERTDRKFDEYRNLKMTTGFISSADGSVLIEMGRTRVICNATLLPKVPDWLAGKGTGWITAEYSLLPQSTGKRVERERKGASGRTQEIQRLVGRSLRGAADLAALGENAIVVDCDVIEADGGTRTASIIGGFVALALALKKIKERLGITAQILQHGITAISVGVVAGKPLCDLCYVEDSAADVDMNVVMQDAKNFIEVQGTGEHASFDRNMLNTLLDLGENACKDIYKKQMELIGGELP
- a CDS encoding prephenate dehydratase, whose product is MKKIAFQGRKGAYSDCAAHYLFGEDIETLPMDTFEEIYQAIETGEADGGAIPIENSTAGSIEANYDLLYKWRHRIVGEVMLRIEHTLCVMPGVKLGDLKRVYSHPQALAQCSKFFAENPQIKAVPAFDTAGSAEELAARKAKDEGAIASAYAAKIYNLDILKAGLENLKGTNFTRFYGIQKIPAAFDTIEGAKTTMLFELADNNAVGALYNALGCFAKRGINLTRCESRPHPDKPWEYIFHVSFEANVNEDRAKEALVELKNYTSQMYILGTFKKGVIETLKY